The Lytechinus pictus isolate F3 Inbred chromosome 17, Lp3.0, whole genome shotgun sequence genome contains a region encoding:
- the LOC135157365 gene encoding uncharacterized protein LOC135157365, with protein MLSGYKLFFSKFGREMNLEMTEAKFFRMLILMIAIHSVHMQDAGTAGQSCVDNSQPPSTTYWTDWYSTEDSLTDTGEQEDFFKVCTSIQETECRERFTHRSLDETGLSFTKGCDNGVLLCENSGRSGTGQVCVDMEMRLKCAVPEDPLPEPDFQWSLNELDSGNTRGAVRPWKCWDEPLVQLVTPIKGSIFGYVDG; from the exons ATGTTATCTGGatacaaacttttcttcagcaAGTTTGGGAGAGAAATGAATCTCGAAATGACGGAGGCGAAGTTCTTTCGAATG TTGATTTTGATGATAGCGATTCATAGTGTACACATGCAAGACGCCGGCACTGCGGGACAGTCCTGTGTTGATA ATTCGCAGCCGCCATCAACTACCTACTGGACAGATTGGTACTCAACGGAAGACTCTTTAACCGATACCGGCGAGCAGGAAGATTTTTTTAAG GTATGCACATCAATCCAGGAGACCGAGTGCCGTGAAAGGTTCACCCATCGTAGTCTTGACGAAACAGGCCTGTCTTTTACTAAAGGATGTGATAACGGCGTGCTACTCTGTGAAAACTCGGGAAGATCTGGAACCGGTCAGGTCTGCGTCGACATGGAGATGAGACTAAAGTGTGCAGTCCCTGAAG ATCCGCTGCCAGAACCCGACTTTCAGTGGTCGCTGAACGAGTTGGATAGCGGGAACACTCGGGGAGCAGTCAGACCATGGAAATGCTGGGACGAGCCACTTGTGCAACTTGTCACCCCTATTAAAGGAAGCATATTCGGTTATGTAGACGGGTAA